A window from Akkermansia muciniphila encodes these proteins:
- the tdh gene encoding L-threonine 3-dehydrogenase → MRGMKALVKTQAGPGLELMDVPMPEVGPNDVLIKIHKTAICGTDLHIWNWDKWAQQTIPVGMHVGHEFCGVIESVGSSVTEYKPGEIVSGEGHIVCGHCRSCRSGRKHLCPNTKGVGVNRPGCFAEYLSIPQDNVVRIHKSIPMEIASIFDPLGNAVHTALSWDMVGEDVLITGAGVIGCMAAAVCKKAGAKTVVITDINDFRLSLAKTLGADRTVNVTREKLEDVMKELEMTEGFDVCLEMSGAPSCLKDIIDNSRNGANISLLGIQPDGSSIEWNKFIWKGLKMKGIYGREIFETWHKMDSMIRSGLNIAPIITHRLPYTEFREGFEAMNSGKSGKVVLDWIV, encoded by the coding sequence ATGAGGGGCATGAAAGCTCTTGTAAAAACGCAGGCAGGCCCCGGTTTGGAACTGATGGATGTTCCCATGCCGGAAGTCGGCCCGAACGATGTCCTGATTAAAATTCATAAAACAGCCATTTGCGGCACGGACCTTCATATCTGGAACTGGGATAAGTGGGCCCAGCAGACCATTCCCGTGGGGATGCACGTGGGCCATGAGTTTTGCGGCGTGATTGAATCCGTGGGTTCTTCCGTAACGGAATACAAGCCCGGGGAAATCGTTTCCGGGGAGGGCCACATCGTCTGCGGCCACTGCCGGAGCTGCCGTTCCGGCCGGAAGCACCTGTGCCCGAACACGAAGGGCGTGGGCGTGAACAGGCCCGGCTGCTTTGCGGAGTATCTTTCCATTCCCCAGGACAACGTGGTGCGCATCCACAAGAGCATTCCAATGGAAATCGCCTCCATCTTCGATCCCCTGGGCAACGCCGTCCATACGGCCCTGTCCTGGGACATGGTGGGGGAAGACGTCCTGATTACGGGCGCGGGCGTCATCGGCTGCATGGCCGCCGCCGTCTGCAAGAAGGCCGGAGCCAAGACGGTGGTCATTACGGACATTAATGATTTCCGCCTGAGCCTGGCCAAGACGCTGGGCGCGGACCGCACCGTGAACGTGACCCGTGAAAAACTGGAGGACGTGATGAAGGAGCTGGAAATGACGGAAGGGTTTGACGTATGCCTGGAAATGAGCGGCGCCCCGTCCTGCCTGAAAGACATCATTGACAACTCCCGCAACGGAGCCAACATTTCCCTGCTGGGCATCCAGCCGGACGGCTCCAGCATCGAATGGAATAAATTCATCTGGAAGGGGCTGAAGATGAAGGGCATTTATGGCCGTGAAATCTTTGAAACCTGGCACAAGATGGATTCCATGATCCGCAGCGGCCTGAACATAGCGCCCATCATCACGCACCGGCTGCCCTACACGGAATTCCGGGAAGGCTTTGAAGCCATGAATTCCGGCAAGTCCGGCAAGGTGGTTCTGGACTGGATTGTCTGA
- a CDS encoding ion transporter, translating into MPLITRTKQGAANFGPWENVVRVLILVWFMLYTLNAIPDVHPLVGRIAAKVNYWISYFFVFEYILRVLCAKPRKAYIFSGMGILDFIVCVPFLGMFFGVDWQILYSLRIVRVLAIFKLARFNETAASFKKAFYLIRDEFFLFFSVILFMLYVTSLGIYIAEHEAQPEKFRSFFDALWFAVETLSTVGYGDLVPITPMGRIFTGVIMFIAVSIIAISTGLITSAFSRVWQQENVFAHRRKRPADKAAADAGGEEGEAK; encoded by the coding sequence ATGCCCCTGATTACCCGCACCAAGCAAGGCGCAGCCAATTTCGGCCCCTGGGAAAACGTCGTCAGGGTGCTGATTCTGGTATGGTTCATGCTGTACACGCTGAATGCCATTCCGGACGTTCACCCGCTGGTAGGCCGCATTGCGGCCAAGGTGAATTACTGGATCAGCTATTTCTTTGTGTTTGAGTACATCCTGCGGGTACTGTGCGCCAAGCCGCGGAAGGCTTATATCTTCAGCGGCATGGGCATTCTGGATTTCATCGTCTGCGTGCCGTTCCTGGGCATGTTTTTCGGAGTGGACTGGCAGATTCTTTATTCCCTGCGGATTGTCCGCGTGCTGGCCATCTTCAAGCTGGCCCGGTTTAATGAAACCGCAGCCAGTTTTAAAAAGGCCTTTTACCTGATCCGGGATGAATTTTTCCTGTTCTTCTCCGTGATCCTGTTCATGTTGTACGTCACGTCCCTGGGCATTTACATTGCGGAGCATGAAGCCCAGCCGGAGAAGTTCCGCTCCTTTTTTGACGCCCTCTGGTTCGCCGTGGAGACTCTGAGCACGGTGGGGTACGGCGATCTGGTGCCCATTACGCCCATGGGGCGCATTTTTACCGGGGTGATCATGTTCATTGCCGTATCCATTATCGCCATTTCCACGGGGCTCATCACGTCCGCCTTTTCCCGCGTATGGCAGCAGGAGAACGTTTTTGCGCACCGCCGCAAGCGGCCCGCGGACAAGGCCGCGGCTGACGCCGGCGGCGAAGAAGGGGAGGCCAAATAG
- the glgP gene encoding alpha-glucan family phosphorylase, translating into MAKSFLPTIFEHPYEIDPKYGKSVAYFSMEYAIDNSFKIYSGGLGYLSGSHMRSAHDLRQNLVGVGILWSYGYYNQIRAEDGSMATQYMRKNYPFLEDHNIKFLIHVCGAPVWVKAYFLNPETFGTAPMFFLSTDLEENDEESRNISRRLYDANGFTRIAQYVLLGKGGARLFDELGIEPEIYHLNEAHGLAAAFHVLAKTGSVEEVRKRFVFTTHTPEEAGNEKMDVNTMNTFSFFDGLSMEQVRAAVGLTDNTFNYTLAALRLSHIANGVSKLHGEVSRQMWKDYEGVCPIIHITNAQNQKYWQDPELAEAFQARNKEAFIRRKRALKKALFRMVGEQTGRVFDPNCLTIVWARRFAAYKRPDLVTGNPTMFERMLQRTNYPVQFIWAGKPYPMDHGAIEIFNRLNDMTAKYPRSAVLTGYELGLSRYLKNGSDVWLNNPVVTREASGTSGMSAAMNGSISVSTNDGWICEFAKDGENCFVIPEAAPHLSPEARDRSDRDNFYNILDDKILPLYYDHNDKWMDIVFNAMTDIYPEFDSDRMADQYYTEMYNS; encoded by the coding sequence ATGGCGAAATCATTTTTACCCACCATTTTCGAACATCCGTATGAAATCGACCCCAAATACGGAAAAAGCGTAGCGTACTTCTCCATGGAATACGCCATTGACAATTCATTCAAAATCTACTCCGGCGGCCTGGGCTACCTGTCCGGCTCCCATATGCGCAGCGCCCATGACCTGCGCCAGAACCTCGTAGGTGTCGGCATCCTGTGGAGCTACGGCTACTACAACCAGATCCGGGCTGAAGACGGTTCCATGGCCACGCAGTACATGCGCAAGAACTACCCGTTCCTGGAAGACCACAACATCAAATTCCTCATCCACGTCTGCGGCGCCCCCGTCTGGGTGAAGGCCTACTTCCTGAATCCGGAAACCTTCGGCACCGCCCCCATGTTCTTCCTTTCCACGGACCTGGAGGAAAACGACGAGGAAAGCCGCAACATCTCCCGCCGCCTGTATGATGCCAACGGCTTCACCCGCATCGCCCAGTACGTGCTGCTCGGCAAGGGCGGCGCCCGCCTCTTTGACGAGCTGGGCATTGAACCGGAAATCTACCACCTGAACGAAGCCCACGGCCTGGCCGCCGCCTTCCACGTGCTTGCCAAGACCGGCAGCGTGGAGGAAGTGCGCAAGCGCTTTGTCTTCACCACCCACACTCCGGAAGAAGCCGGGAATGAAAAGATGGACGTGAACACCATGAACACGTTCTCCTTCTTCGACGGGCTTTCCATGGAACAGGTGCGCGCCGCCGTAGGCCTGACGGACAACACGTTCAACTACACGCTGGCCGCCCTGCGCCTCTCCCACATCGCCAACGGCGTTTCCAAGCTCCACGGCGAAGTTTCCCGCCAGATGTGGAAGGACTATGAAGGCGTGTGCCCCATCATCCACATCACGAACGCTCAGAACCAGAAATACTGGCAGGACCCGGAACTGGCGGAAGCCTTCCAGGCCCGCAACAAGGAAGCCTTCATCCGCCGCAAGCGCGCCCTGAAGAAAGCCCTCTTCCGCATGGTGGGGGAACAGACGGGCCGCGTCTTTGACCCGAACTGCCTCACCATCGTCTGGGCGCGCCGTTTTGCGGCCTACAAGCGTCCGGACCTGGTCACCGGCAATCCCACCATGTTTGAACGCATGCTCCAGCGCACCAATTATCCGGTGCAATTCATCTGGGCCGGCAAGCCCTACCCGATGGACCACGGCGCCATTGAAATCTTCAACCGCCTGAACGACATGACGGCCAAATACCCCCGTTCCGCCGTACTCACCGGCTATGAACTGGGCCTGAGCCGCTACCTGAAGAACGGCTCCGACGTGTGGCTCAACAACCCCGTAGTCACCCGGGAAGCCTCCGGCACCTCCGGCATGTCCGCCGCCATGAACGGCTCCATCTCCGTCTCCACCAATGACGGTTGGATCTGTGAATTCGCCAAGGACGGAGAAAACTGCTTCGTCATCCCGGAAGCGGCTCCCCACCTCTCCCCGGAAGCCCGCGACCGCTCCGACCGCGACAACTTCTACAACATCCTGGACGACAAGATTCTGCCGCTCTACTACGATCACAACGACAAGTGGATGGACATCGTCTTCAATGCGATGACGGATATCTACCCCGAGTTCGACTCCGACCGCATGGCGGACCAGTACTACACGGAAATGTACAACAGCTAA
- the def gene encoding peptide deformylase yields MILDILQYGHPLLREECSPVVHINKDLLSFLDDMQETLAQGGIGLAAPQVGRPIQMVTINIPPTDTTTTWLEVDGRPATLEQIMPLNFINPVLHPFGKKVPYREGCLSITKVYADIMRRSCVKAVLTLMDGRTVTIKCNGLLARCLQHEVDHLHGGLFTDMVSPEDHAKVVRRLKLTHPDAFEEDDDSYARRMKEERRAQAREAHTPPPPRKTA; encoded by the coding sequence GTGATTCTTGACATTCTTCAATACGGGCACCCCCTTTTGAGGGAGGAATGCAGCCCCGTGGTTCATATCAACAAAGACCTTCTTTCCTTTCTGGACGATATGCAGGAGACCCTGGCCCAGGGGGGCATAGGCCTGGCCGCTCCGCAGGTGGGAAGACCCATTCAGATGGTCACCATCAATATTCCGCCCACGGACACCACCACTACCTGGCTGGAGGTGGACGGACGCCCGGCTACGCTGGAACAGATCATGCCCCTGAATTTCATCAACCCCGTTCTGCATCCCTTCGGGAAAAAAGTGCCGTACCGGGAAGGCTGCCTGAGCATCACCAAGGTTTATGCGGACATTATGCGCCGTTCCTGCGTGAAAGCCGTTCTGACACTGATGGACGGGCGCACGGTGACCATCAAATGCAACGGGCTGCTGGCCCGCTGCCTGCAGCATGAGGTGGACCACCTCCATGGCGGACTGTTCACGGATATGGTTTCCCCGGAGGACCACGCCAAGGTGGTGCGCAGGCTCAAGCTGACGCACCCGGACGCCTTTGAGGAAGACGACGACAGCTACGCGCGCCGCATGAAGGAGGAGCGCCGCGCCCAGGCCCGTGAGGCCCATACCCCGCCACCGCCCAGAAAGACGGCCTGA
- a CDS encoding arsenate reductase family protein — MPSLFIEYPKCTTCQKAKKWLDEQGVSYKDRHIVEQNPTAQELRTWIKESGLPSKRFFNTNGLLYKSMNLKDKLPGMSLEEQVALLATNGMLVKRPILITNGRICVGFKADEWKAALHS, encoded by the coding sequence ATGCCTTCCTTGTTTATTGAATATCCCAAGTGCACGACTTGCCAGAAAGCCAAAAAATGGCTTGATGAACAGGGCGTTTCCTATAAGGACCGCCACATTGTGGAGCAGAATCCCACGGCGCAGGAGCTCCGGACCTGGATTAAAGAGAGCGGCCTGCCGTCCAAGAGGTTTTTCAATACCAACGGCCTGCTGTACAAGAGCATGAATTTGAAAGACAAGCTTCCCGGCATGAGCCTGGAGGAGCAGGTGGCCCTGCTGGCTACCAACGGCATGCTGGTCAAACGCCCCATTCTAATCACCAACGGGAGGATCTGCGTCGGCTTCAAGGCTGACGAGTGGAAAGCCGCCCTTCATTCCTGA